A region from the Geobacter benzoatilyticus genome encodes:
- the hemA gene encoding glutamyl-tRNA reductase, producing MNIVVVGLSHKTASVDIREKVAFAPTQMEKPLRTLLALEDIAEAIIVSTCNRVEIYISTRDIAGGMARVKRFLADYHGIAPETLEPHLYAHHGEAAIRHVFRVASSLESMVVGEPQILGQIKTAYGYAAEFKTSGIILNRFLHKAFSVAKRVRTETKIASSAVSVSFAAVELARKIFGDLSDKTVMLIGAGEMCELAAKHFINNGVRGVMVTNRTYERAVKLAEEFEGKPVQFEDLFDQLHKADIVLSSTGATQFIIKPRDVEEVIRRRKLKPMFFIDIAVPRDIDPKVNNVENVYLYDMDDLQGVVASNLQQRAEEAKKAEAIIDEEIGQFHKWLSNLEVTPTIVALRSKFEETRKAELEKTLAAWKDIPPDGAKRLEALTAAIINKLLHPPTATLKRAGQGGRTDLYVDALRTLFELQTGGADDEDLGELEE from the coding sequence ATGAACATTGTGGTTGTGGGGCTGTCGCACAAGACCGCCTCCGTCGATATAAGGGAAAAAGTCGCCTTCGCTCCGACCCAGATGGAGAAACCGCTGCGAACGCTGCTGGCTCTGGAAGACATTGCCGAAGCGATCATCGTATCCACCTGCAACAGGGTCGAAATTTACATCTCCACCCGCGACATTGCCGGAGGCATGGCGCGGGTAAAACGCTTCCTGGCCGACTACCACGGCATCGCCCCCGAAACCCTCGAACCGCACCTCTACGCACACCACGGCGAAGCAGCCATCCGCCACGTTTTCCGGGTCGCCTCCAGCCTTGAGTCCATGGTCGTGGGAGAGCCCCAGATCCTGGGGCAGATCAAGACCGCCTACGGCTACGCCGCCGAGTTCAAGACGAGCGGCATCATCCTCAACCGCTTCCTCCACAAGGCTTTTTCCGTGGCCAAGCGGGTGCGTACCGAGACTAAAATCGCCTCATCGGCCGTCTCCGTCTCCTTCGCCGCCGTGGAACTGGCCCGCAAGATCTTCGGCGACCTCTCCGACAAGACGGTCATGCTCATCGGCGCCGGCGAGATGTGCGAACTGGCGGCCAAGCACTTCATCAACAACGGCGTACGCGGGGTCATGGTCACCAACCGCACCTACGAGCGCGCCGTGAAGCTGGCCGAGGAGTTCGAGGGGAAACCGGTTCAGTTCGAAGACCTGTTCGACCAGCTCCACAAGGCCGACATCGTCCTCTCCTCCACCGGGGCAACCCAGTTCATCATCAAGCCCAGGGATGTGGAGGAAGTAATCCGCCGCCGCAAGCTCAAGCCGATGTTCTTCATCGACATCGCCGTCCCACGGGACATCGACCCCAAGGTGAACAACGTGGAGAACGTCTATCTCTACGACATGGACGACCTTCAGGGAGTTGTCGCCAGCAATCTGCAGCAGCGGGCAGAAGAGGCGAAAAAGGCCGAGGCCATCATCGACGAGGAGATCGGCCAGTTCCACAAATGGCTTTCGAATCTTGAGGTGACGCCAACCATCGTGGCCCTGCGCTCCAAGTTTGAGGAAACCAGGAAAGCCGAACTGGAAAAAACCCTCGCAGCATGGAAAGACATCCCCCCCGATGGCGCGAAGCGACTCGAAGCCCTTACAGCCGCCATCATAAACAAGCTCCTCCACCCCCCCACCGCAACCCTCAAGCGGGCAGGCCAGGGGGGGAGGACCGATCTCTACGTGGATGCGCTGCGCACCCTCTTCGAGCTCCAGACCGGAGGGGCGGACGATGAGGACCTCGGGGAGCTGGAAGAATAG
- the hemC gene encoding hydroxymethylbilane synthase, producing MAPKHFRIGTRASQLALWQANWVKGELEKRYPGMMVELVKIKTIGDKILDVPLAQVGGKGLFVKEIEEAMLRGEIDIAVHSMKDVPTEFPEGLGLYCITEREDPRDAVISNGVKFADLPLGARIGTSALRRQAQLLKVRPDLQMVIIRGNVETRMRKLTDENLDAVILAAAGLKRLGFADQVTEYLPVELSLPAIGQGALGIECRLDDETIKETIAFFNHPDTAHAVRAERALLWRCEGGCQVPIAAHGQVAGDTLTLTGFVASVDGSRSVKDSITGSVADCEKLGIALAEKLLADGAHEILAEVYQREVSREKEIPV from the coding sequence ATGGCACCAAAGCATTTCAGAATAGGAACCCGGGCGAGCCAGCTCGCCCTCTGGCAGGCGAACTGGGTAAAGGGAGAGCTGGAGAAGCGCTATCCGGGCATGATGGTGGAACTCGTCAAGATCAAGACCATCGGGGACAAGATTCTTGACGTCCCCCTGGCTCAGGTTGGCGGGAAAGGGCTCTTCGTGAAGGAGATCGAGGAGGCGATGCTGCGGGGCGAAATTGACATCGCGGTCCACAGCATGAAGGACGTCCCCACCGAATTCCCCGAAGGGCTCGGCCTTTACTGCATCACCGAGCGGGAAGATCCGCGCGACGCCGTCATCTCCAACGGCGTCAAGTTCGCCGACCTTCCCCTGGGGGCCAGGATCGGCACCTCGGCCCTGCGCCGCCAGGCCCAGCTACTCAAGGTGCGCCCCGACCTCCAGATGGTGATTATCCGGGGCAACGTCGAAACCCGCATGCGGAAGCTCACCGACGAAAACCTGGACGCCGTGATTCTGGCGGCGGCGGGGCTCAAGCGCCTGGGCTTTGCCGATCAGGTTACCGAGTACCTGCCGGTTGAACTGTCGCTTCCGGCCATCGGCCAGGGAGCCCTCGGCATCGAGTGCCGCCTGGACGACGAAACGATCAAGGAAACCATCGCCTTCTTCAACCACCCCGACACCGCCCACGCGGTCAGGGCCGAGCGGGCGCTCCTGTGGCGCTGCGAAGGGGGCTGCCAGGTACCCATCGCCGCCCACGGCCAGGTTGCCGGCGACACTCTCACCCTTACCGGTTTCGTCGCCTCGGTGGATGGCTCGCGCTCCGTCAAGGATTCCATCACCGGATCGGTAGCCGACTGTGAAAAGCTCGGCATCGCCCTGGCGGAAAAGCTTCTGGCCGACGGTGCCCACGAGATCCTCGCCGAGGTCTACCAGCGGGAAGTTTCCCGGGAGAAGGAAATCCCGGTTTAG
- the cobA gene encoding uroporphyrinogen-III C-methyltransferase — translation MPEKSPKNPLVYLIGAGPGDPGLVTVRGRECLGLADVVIYDYLANDDLLRFARPGAELIYAGKVGGHHNREQWQINELLVEKALAGNVVARLKGGDPFVFGRGGEECEALVAAAIPFEIVPGVTAGIGATAYAGIPLTHRGITTSVAFVTGHEGHDKEVSQIDWEGLSLGSGTVVFYMGIKNLPQITANLMAHGRPPETPVALVRWGTRPEQEVLTGTLADIAERACQTGFKAPAITIVGEVVRLREKLRWFDNRPLFGKSILVTRAADQAGEFGAMLGALGARVVECPTIAIVHPETWDDLDGAIAHLDRFHWIVFTSVNAVRFFFERLAASGRDSRSLSGCRVCAVGPKTSAALAPFGIRPDLIPVDYKGEGVVEVFRSEAITGKRILFPKGDRARDVIPQGLAELGAEVTAPVAYRNVMPEALPSGVITDLEERRIDCATFTSSSTVENLAAIVGENRLIRLLEGVTVAAIGPITAGTCRELGLDVHVEPPKYTLAAMTDALVDHFSRKA, via the coding sequence ATGCCCGAAAAATCACCCAAAAACCCGCTCGTCTACCTAATCGGCGCCGGCCCCGGCGACCCGGGCCTCGTCACGGTCAGGGGGCGCGAATGCCTGGGACTCGCCGACGTTGTCATCTATGACTATCTCGCAAACGACGACCTCCTCCGCTTCGCCCGTCCAGGAGCCGAGCTCATCTATGCCGGGAAGGTCGGTGGACACCACAACCGCGAGCAGTGGCAAATCAACGAGTTGCTTGTGGAAAAGGCCCTGGCCGGCAACGTTGTCGCCCGGCTCAAGGGGGGCGACCCCTTCGTATTCGGCCGGGGGGGCGAAGAGTGCGAGGCCCTCGTGGCAGCGGCAATCCCCTTCGAGATCGTCCCCGGCGTCACGGCCGGCATCGGCGCCACCGCCTACGCCGGCATCCCCCTCACCCACCGGGGCATCACCACCTCCGTTGCTTTCGTGACCGGCCACGAGGGGCATGACAAGGAAGTATCCCAGATCGACTGGGAAGGGCTGTCGCTTGGGAGCGGCACCGTGGTCTTCTACATGGGAATCAAGAATCTGCCGCAGATAACGGCAAACCTCATGGCCCACGGCCGACCGCCGGAAACACCGGTAGCCCTGGTCCGATGGGGAACCCGCCCGGAGCAGGAAGTCCTCACCGGAACCCTGGCCGACATCGCCGAGCGGGCTTGCCAGACCGGCTTCAAGGCTCCGGCCATCACCATAGTTGGTGAAGTGGTACGCCTGCGGGAAAAGCTTCGCTGGTTCGACAACCGTCCCCTCTTCGGCAAAAGCATCCTCGTCACGCGAGCCGCTGACCAGGCGGGTGAGTTCGGCGCCATGCTCGGCGCCCTGGGCGCCCGGGTCGTAGAGTGCCCCACCATCGCCATCGTACACCCCGAAACCTGGGACGATCTCGACGGGGCAATCGCCCATCTTGACCGGTTCCACTGGATCGTCTTCACCTCCGTCAACGCGGTCCGTTTCTTCTTCGAGCGGCTCGCCGCCTCCGGCAGGGACTCCCGCTCCCTGAGTGGCTGCCGGGTATGCGCCGTGGGGCCTAAGACCTCTGCGGCCCTTGCCCCCTTCGGCATCCGCCCGGATCTGATCCCGGTCGACTACAAGGGAGAGGGGGTCGTGGAGGTGTTCCGTTCGGAGGCTATCACGGGAAAGCGGATCCTCTTCCCCAAGGGTGACCGGGCCAGGGATGTCATCCCCCAGGGGCTCGCGGAACTGGGGGCCGAGGTGACGGCGCCGGTCGCCTACCGCAACGTGATGCCCGAGGCCCTTCCCTCAGGCGTCATCACGGACCTGGAAGAGCGGCGCATCGACTGCGCCACCTTCACCTCGTCATCCACCGTGGAAAACCTGGCCGCCATCGTGGGCGAAAACCGCCTCATCCGCCTCCTGGAAGGGGTCACCGTCGCCGCCATCGGTCCCATCACCGCCGGAACCTGCCGGGAACTGGGACTTGATGTCCACGTGGAACCACCGAAATACACCCTTGCCGCCATGACGGACGCCCTTGTGGATCATTTCTCCCGGAAGGCGTAG
- a CDS encoding TatD family hydrolase gives MLTDTHCHLDDPAFRPRISEVMAAARQAGVSRIIVPGVSPSGWDGIASLAREHDLVFPAFGIHPQAADQANDDTLARLATLARTAVAIGEIGLDHLLHHVPRAVQEMAFREQLRITVAAGVPVIIHCRRAFEPLLRILREEGVARVGGVMHAFSGSVETARECIRLGFLISVAGTVTYANAVKPVAVAREIPLEHLLLETDAPDMTPEPLRGTTNEPAFLALTALRLAELKGVTPEQVARITSANATRLFRL, from the coding sequence ATGCTGACCGACACCCACTGCCACCTGGATGATCCAGCGTTTCGCCCGCGCATCAGTGAGGTTATGGCCGCAGCACGGCAAGCCGGGGTCAGCCGAATCATCGTACCCGGCGTCTCCCCGTCGGGATGGGACGGAATCGCCTCCTTGGCACGGGAACATGACTTGGTCTTTCCCGCCTTCGGCATCCACCCCCAAGCGGCAGATCAGGCCAACGACGACACCCTGGCGCGGCTTGCCACCCTTGCCCGCACGGCAGTTGCCATTGGCGAAATCGGGCTAGACCACCTGCTCCACCATGTTCCCCGCGCCGTCCAGGAAATGGCCTTCAGGGAGCAACTCCGGATCACGGTGGCAGCGGGAGTGCCGGTCATCATCCATTGCCGCCGAGCCTTCGAGCCCCTGCTTCGGATACTCCGGGAGGAAGGAGTTGCCCGCGTCGGCGGGGTCATGCATGCCTTTTCCGGGAGCGTGGAAACCGCCCGGGAGTGCATCCGGCTCGGCTTCCTCATCTCAGTTGCGGGGACCGTCACCTACGCTAACGCCGTGAAGCCCGTGGCCGTCGCCCGGGAAATCCCACTGGAGCACCTCCTTCTCGAAACCGACGCCCCCGACATGACCCCGGAGCCCCTTCGCGGCACCACCAACGAACCGGCCTTCCTCGCCCTGACGGCCCTCCGCCTGGCAGAACTGAAGGGGGTGACTCCGGAGCAGGTGGCCCGGATCACCAGCGCCAACGCCACGCGGCTCTTTCGCCTGTAA
- a CDS encoding tRNA threonylcarbamoyladenosine dehydratase encodes MSPLHRFSRTEILIGPEKLDRLRQSTVAIFGLGGVGSFAAEALCRAGVGRLVLVDFDDICLTNVNRQLHAMDGTVGRAKVQVMAERLRLINPEADIVPQKDFYEAGNSEFLLSGGYDYVVDAIDHITSKLHLIRSCRERELRIISSMGAANKLDPTSIRVADISKTSVCGLARVIRKQLRRQGIKSGVTVVYSTEEPREQAVADAGCRSNCICPNKEEQRFSCEHRRNILGSISFIPSIFGLTMAGVVVNDLLGD; translated from the coding sequence ATGTCCCCACTCCACCGCTTTTCACGCACAGAGATCCTCATCGGCCCGGAGAAGCTCGACCGGCTCCGGCAGTCCACCGTAGCCATATTCGGCCTCGGCGGAGTCGGAAGCTTTGCCGCCGAGGCCCTCTGCCGGGCAGGAGTAGGCCGGCTCGTCCTCGTGGACTTCGACGATATCTGCCTCACCAACGTGAACCGGCAGCTCCACGCCATGGACGGCACCGTTGGAAGGGCGAAGGTTCAGGTCATGGCCGAGCGGCTCCGCCTCATCAACCCCGAGGCGGACATCGTACCCCAGAAGGATTTCTATGAAGCGGGAAACAGCGAATTTCTCCTCTCGGGAGGATACGACTACGTGGTGGACGCAATCGACCATATCACGAGCAAGCTCCACCTGATTCGCAGCTGCCGTGAACGGGAACTGCGGATCATCTCCAGCATGGGGGCCGCCAACAAGCTGGACCCGACCAGTATCCGCGTGGCCGACATCTCAAAAACCAGCGTCTGCGGCCTGGCGCGGGTGATCCGCAAGCAGTTGCGCCGGCAGGGAATCAAGAGCGGAGTCACGGTGGTCTACTCCACCGAGGAGCCCCGGGAGCAGGCGGTAGCCGATGCCGGCTGCCGCTCCAACTGCATCTGCCCCAACAAGGAGGAGCAGCGTTTCTCCTGCGAACACCGCCGGAACATCCTGGGGAGCATCTCCTTCATCCCGAGCATCTTCGGGCTCACCATGGCGGGGGTTGTGGTAAACGATCTGCTGGGGGATTGA